tgaaaggtggggggttaagtagactttttcatatatatatatatatagacacacacagagagagaaatTAGGAGTGCAAAATATGCTTGATATACACacacatagtaattatcgtaaaaaaaaagaaaaatatatatatatagacacacacaggCAGGAGTGCAAAAGACAATGGCTGGCTGTAACCCCGATTGCTGCTTGGACGATGGAGACGAGGGCTAGCGATATTTCCAATGCTGCTTGGATAATGGTATCAAAAGCTAGCTTAGGTATACGTACACAGGACACATCAAAAATGATGTTTTGGAAAGATCAAAGTAACAAGCCCTATTTCTTTTACCTTGTGAAAATGACAAAGCAAGAAGATACAGTCGTTTGATGCAAAACATATTTAAATGAGCTTCCACAGGAAAACGTGTAAAGTAATAGTGAACAGGAAAACAGAGAAATAGAATAGCAAAGTTTGTACGCAAGCAGTAAACCGCTTTGCTAGTTGTTTATATAATTGTTTGGAAATGTGAAAGAAAATGAAGCACGTACATGAAATGCCAATATTCAAGAAGAGAATATTGTGCTATGcaacatttgttttttttttttagaacagCTATGCAACATTTGTTAGTATACAAAATGAGTCAGCCCAGATCAGCTATGAGACTATTGAGCTCTGCTGGAAAGAGACGCCATGAAAGGAACCGCTTTCCCACTGCCACGCACCGATGCAAAAGATATTTTATTTGTTGCAACGATCCCTTCGCGGTGTTTACAATACTTTTTGCCATGTTTGCTAGAACAGtcaaaaaaatgttttttttaaaataaaataaaaatagcgGTCAAAATAAGCTGGTCTGACCTAATTTCTGTGTTTTAGTATAAATAGGTGCCCTGGAAAAAACGTGGATAGAAAAAAAAGATGTAAGAAACATACCGTTTGGCTTTTGGTCTCAACTTATTTTGGCTATAAATAACTTATGTATAAGCTTTACCAAACAAGCCCATTATCACATATGTTATAATTATCTCCATACAAGGCTGTCGGAAAAACATTAACTGTATGTACAGGAAAACATTAGTTTGAACATGGACTGATTTCTAGTAGGGATCGTTTGTTTCTCCATCAAAGACGTGTCTTTTCTGTTTTAGATCCTAGAGGTGTTGTATTGGTGTGGCTTTCTTTCGGCTCTTGTTCTCCTATTTTTTTCTTAGTATAATGATATATGTAGCTCTCCTTCACGtttgagaaagaaaaaaaaagaaaaacatataTTAGTTCAGAGTTTGTTAGATCATTTTTATATATGTTCAATAAACGAAGGTAAAGACTTATTACAGGCCGGCCGTTTTATTTCCCATTCGCATGCACACCCTCCAGCCCGCACACCCACCCGACACGCTCGGGAACAAGATCCTCTGAAGTCGAGCAAAATGACTTGTCTCTGCAGTCACTGATCTAAACCATCCGATTTCTATCCTACCGTGAGTCAAGCAAACGAACCAATCTCACAGGCCTGTAACCAGGCCCATATCAGCCCAATTGCTAGCGTCCACTGATTCGACTCCGCCGTCCTCTTCCTCCCAGGTCTGAAGGGTCGGCGACTCGGCGTTCCCCTTCCCGCTCCCCTCGGAGGTCCTCGCCGGCGCTCCCCTCGGAGGTCCTCGCCAGCGCCTCCAGTTCCAGCACCACCAGGCAAACCGCCCCTTCctatcctctcctcctccctccgccgCGGCTCCTCCAGCTGGTGGTTCTCCAACGGCAACACCCATGGAAGAGacagcaccaccgccaccacgagCAGCAgggcgacgaggaggaggtggtggtccgACCCCGACGGCAGCCAAGAAGACTACGGTTCCTCTTCTCTAGAGGAGGAGGAATACTATTATGATTACGAGGATGACGCTGCGTTCCCCGGATTTGGTGGTGCCGGGGAGCTGTTCGACGAGCCCTGGTTCTCCAAGGTCTGCTACATACATATTGTATAGAATTTTTGTTCCTGTATTTTTTCCCCTTTCTTTCTGGTAGGCTCTGTCATTATGCCATCAATAATTTCAATTTTCTTTTTGAAAACATAACTTCAATTTTCTTGCGTGCTCTGGACAGTGAGCGTATAATGGGATTGGGATCATAGATCCTTTGCCAATCATTCTGAGTTACATTTAAAAATGCTTGAAATTAAATCaaatcatccttcttcttctttttctggtATTAAATCAAGCAACAATATATTTCTTTTGCCTAGTATATCTAAACCAAATCTCTACTTATAATTCTCTAATTTGGAACTTAACTGATCACTACAATCAATTAGCCCAGACTCATCAGCTTCTGTTCCTGCTGCTTTTCATTTCATCACTAATTTAGCATGCATATCAGATCAGTACTGTAATAAAATCAATGAATGAATAACTGTGCTTCGTTGTTGTCGTAGTGACTGATCAATGGCCTGCTGCTTTCTATACTTGTGGCCTAGGTATTTAAGATGTACGGATTCCTGCTACCGGTGATGCTTGTGTCCATGTTTGCTGCAACGGGGACAAAGGCCTTTCTAATGGCCATGGCGTTCCCGCTCGGTCAGTCGGCCATATCATTTTTGCTTGACGCTGTATGGGGAAGGAGAAAAGGCAACCACCACTACTGGAGACTGTGTAGTCaccgagtgccccgacaattaccgagtgtcaaaagtcggggcactcggaaaaaagtgattaccgagtgccaacactcggaaaacataaacacccggtagtcaaccgctttaccgagtcagcacactcggtatactcagacactcggtaaaaccACAAGTTTACCGAAGGGGTACACTCGGTAAAAACGGTCACTCGGTATTGacgtgccacgtcacctaggatagcAACCGTGCCCAAACGGCGTCAAggcatgacatgtttaccgagtgttatgatcatacactcggcaaacatgaaaattttaccgagtgttgggccaatacactcggtaaacactatcttttaccgagtgtatttgcccaacactcggtaaaattcaaccaaatttcttgtttttcccttcattctttttcctctatccacatatgatatttagtactccattccaaaatatggtgtttatttcgatttatttactatatttcacaaaattttcattctttatgaaaattaggAACATATCGTGtgaatttaattgtaataattaaaatcgaactcgataaatcacaagattggaagaattaacattcaagcatacatctatgttatagaaaaaatttcataacgttttggaagtatttttacattcgtcgctgccgaaccggtacatctcccaaaggGACGCTAAACATTCAAaatgacgagtaggatttctattaagagtgaaattcaacattatgatttgaacttggaattttttagatagtaaatagatgacatgaaatagttcatgtgaaagtttggtgaattttaggattaaattggcattttttcttttttgttttgcatgaaataatggatacttttaccgagtgtgacctcaaacactcggtaaaggttagccacggcccacctgccTGCCATGcttatgtttaccgagtgccgtagatcggggcactcggtaaacatgtaccagggctgcggtgcttgagtttaccgagtgccgtacatctaggcactcggtaaacagaagcattcaacaagccgtttctccctcaaatcgtTTCCTACTttcacacacacaccgcacacgcctccccaccgccgcggccgcctcctcccctccaccaccgccgccaccgggcggtcccccacagccgccgccaccggagagacggagagagagagagacggagagagagacagcggcaccggcgcaccggacgacgatcccctccgccgatgccgccccgtgctccctccttcgctcccgttcccgcgaggtggggtggggtggggtgggccccagcagcagcggcgacggcgagcactctctCCCCTCCCCTGACCGCGGCCTCCCCTTCCGTACGTGCTCCCGCCGCACCGGTGGCGACAAGGGACCCCTGCCTGCTCCCGTCGACGCCAGGTACCTGCCCTGTTGCCCACCTCTCCCCTCCGTCTGGTGGCGCCGTGATGCAACTAGTATTAGTAGATGGCTGCAAACATCATGGCGCCGTGATGCTTTTCATTTGATTGAGTGTCCTTTTTTTCTAAGTAGGTCATGATTTGTTCAACCTGAATGTAAGGAACCTTTGTTTACAACTACATGACACAACTGATATATGTTCACCACTAAGGCCTGATTTGATCAAAACAAAGGACAGGTGGGGAAATTTTAGAGGATTGGAACTATAGGAaaatttcttggagagaggtggACCACAAAGACCGGGGTTTCCAATGTATATGGATGCCTGGTTATCAAGCACCTGTAGCTGATTCCCAGACGGTATTTGTCCTGACAAATTGTTGTAAGACAAATTCAAGTGGCTGAGTGCGCTTAGAGATGATACGCTCTTAGGGATTTCTCCAGAAAGCCCATTACGTGATAGATCCAAAGATTCCAGCGACTGTAAGGCACCGATATTCATTGGGATTGTCCCGCTTAGATCATTCCAAGAAAGGTTTAAGCTTGTCAGTGCAGTAAGTGCACTAATTTCTTCAGGAATATGCCCTGTTAAGCTGTTGCAAGACAGATCCAAATTTACCATAAACCTGATTCCAGTTGTAAATTCAAGTTGCTGCCCTTTAGTGACAACTGATAAACTATCATTGTACAACGTGCTCATGTGAATGAACTCATTAGGCCCAAATCTCATCCCTCCAGAAAATGACAATCCATAGTAGACGACAACATTTGAAAGTGACAATCCATAGTAGACGACATCTGAAAGTGAGCCATTGCCAGCAGGAATGTGGGACATGGCCTCCAAATTCACAAGTGACGTGGGGATCATCCCTGAGAAATTGTTAGAAGCTAGGTCTAAAAACTGAAGATCTTTCATCTTGCTAAGCTCGAAAGGGATGTCACCAGTGAACATATTTGAACGTAACCTCAGAAATGCTAAGGACGACAATTTCTCTCCTATCCATGTCGGTAAGCTCCCAGAAAACTGATTAAATGCAAGATCAAGAAATATTAGGCGCTGGCATTTTTGGAGAAAAAGAGGGAATGGTCCTGAAAGACTGTTGTCATATAAGTTGAGCATAAAGATTTCTGAAATCATCGGCAAGCTTGGGTTGGAACTTGAAGACCCATTACTGGTAGATGTGTTCCCTTCTTCTGAACTGTCCCAGCAATTAGGAAATGGACCTTGCAGTAGATTTCCTGATAGATCTACAAATTGTAAGTACTTCAATTTGCAAAAGGAATTTGGAATTGTACCAGACAACGAATTTTTGAAGAGAAGAAGTGATTCTAATGCCGTAGCTCCAAAATCAAGTGGTAGTGGCCCTGATATATTGTTTCTTGATAGGTCAAGATACATTAAATTTTTTGAAAACTTTGGAAGACCACCTTCTAAAAGATTCATACTGAAATCCATTTGCTCCAATAATCCAAAAGCACGAACGAGTTGGGAATGGCTATGCACAAAAAATCTATGACAGTACAATAATGCCAGCTTTCTTTCTGGTGCCAGTGGCATCACTCACTGAGGCCAGTTAATTAATTATTCAGCTCATCACATCCGGAGAGGCCTAAGCTCAATTAACCTGAAGCTTGCAAGCACTACTAGTAGTATAGCAGTAGTACTTACGGCTTGTACAGAGCAGTCAAATTAAGGATACGATGAGCACAATTCGCAACAAGAAAAGGCTGCCCTTATCTACTGCCATTTTTTCTTCTAACTTGAAACCTTGACAAGTTTgacaactatatatatatatatatatatagttagagCTAAACAGCTTGTTCGTTTGAGGCCGAAACTTAAacgaaacacacacacacgctaCTGTACTGTGCCATCACGTTCCAGCGTGCACGGAGCTTTGTAAATAAATTTgtatactactgctactactaaacCACCTAGCGAAAGTAGGTAGGTGCTGGTGTGGTGTGTCGATTAGCTACTAGTGTTGCTGCTTTATTATCTGCATTATTATCGCAATCGAGACGGGGCACTAGAGAAAGAGAAAAGATTTAACTGTTTGCCTGTCTTTGTTAGACTGTATTTTTCCTGCACTAATTGGAACATAAACCTTTAGGTGATGAACAAAAGCTTTACCTATAGAAAGGTGTTGTTAGGATACACATAGATAttccacatatatattactaGTTTTTTAGAGTTCCAGGGACAAAGCCCTAGTCCATTGCATTGCATCAGGACCAGTAAATTCAGCGTTATTACAGCATAATCAAAGTGCATGCCCTCTGGCTGAACATCCAGTACAAAACGTTGAGCAATGCCATAGAGTTAAGCATCTGCGAGTTTCAGACTGGCTTTTGTTTTCCTCGCAAAGTTGACATCTGCACAATATTGCAGGAATCCACATCCTCTGTTGATGTTGTATTCTTATTTTTACTGGAGGAATTGATCTTATTTCCAGTTTtattgctctaaactgcaatatcgtctatatgttaggatggatgaccgtcagtggatgtacacgggctatcagaagaggggtcaatacacaaatgaatggattgagaaggccaatgatttcatgacgaaggcatttgcaaacggacggcgacatgcctggtgtccctgtaggaagtgtaagaacaaggcaatgaaaacatatgaggagatgagtaaagatcttgtcaacaatggatttgtagagaactatacccggtggaccatgcatggtgaacgccatcgtgcgagagaagaggtcgtgagacaacggatcgaggagtttgattctgaagccggggtggcagaaatgttaaatgaccatgacatggctttcgatgaaggaagtgcagagcaggagccagagcaaactgcaaaggcgttttacgccatgttggatgcggcacaacaaccccttcacgggcgcaccaatgtttctaaactggatgccattgcacgtctaatggctgtgaagtcgcagtttagctggagtagagaatccttcgatcaactgttgacagtagttggcaccctacttccggatgatcacgttctgccaaagaacacgtatgagtcaaataaaatccttcgtgcactcaagatgtcgtacgagcagatacatgcttgtccgaacggatgcatcttattcaggggagaacatgctgacgataagtactgtccgaagtgtaaggcatctaggtacattgagttagaatctggtgatggtcggaagacgcaaacaaaagtcggcgcaaagatcctgaggtaccttcctttcataccgaggatccaacgacttttcatgagcgaggaatccgcaaaacagatgacgtggcacaaaactggacaccgatacactgacaagatgatacatccgtccgatggtgaatcatggaaaagcttcgatcggaagcataccgacaaagctgacgaggctcgtaatgtacgcattgcactggcaactgatgggttcaatccttatggtatgggttcttcaccatacacatgttggcccgtatttgtcatccctctcaacctcccacctggcgtcgcctttcaacggcaaaatattttcttgtcacttataattccaggacacccgggggctaatatgagtgtgtacatggagcctttgatagacgatttggtccgtgcatgggacgaaggggtagtgacatacgaccgattcacaaagacaaacttcagaatgcatatttggtaccattattccatgcatgacttcctggcttatgggttattttgtggctggtgtgttcacacgaagatgccatgcccgatatgcaagtcagctgtggagttctttcggttggagaaggggggcaagttttcttcgtttgacaaacatcgacaattcctccctcttgaccacccattcaggagagacaagaagaactttcgaaaaggtgtcacagtggaagactctgcaccggaaatgatgacaggtgcccaggttcttgagatgttagatggtcttgtggtcgacaataaaaaggggggcttcgtgggatacggaaaagagcatgcctggacacacaagtcgtgcttgtggaagcttccttactttaaggacctccttcttccacataacattgatgtaatgcacactgaaaagaatttcgccgaggcggtccttcacacaatcatggactgggaaaagtcaaaggacaatgtcaaggctagattggatcaagcaacgctgtacgatagaccaaagctaaacatgttgcctcccttacgcgggaagtcatggaagaagcctaaggccgacttcgtcctaacgagggcccaaaagaaagaagttcttcaatggttccaatcgttgatgttccctaacgggtatgcagcgaattggaGGAGGGGTGTGAACTTAAGTACCATGAGAATCACAGGGctgaagagtcatgattaccacatatggattgagcgccttcttccggtgatggttcgtggctatttccctgatcacatctggcgagtgatggcagagttgagcatgttcttccgcaagctatgtgctaaggagatatctcggaccgagattgaagaaatggaaagaatggccccggtgttgctctgtaagttggagaagatctttcccctcggcttcttcaatccgatgcaacatttgctcttgcacctaccatatgaggcaaaaatggggggccctgtgcatgcccgttggtgctatctaattgagcgatgcctaaaggttcttagaacaaaatgcaaaaataaatgcaaaattgaagcttcctgtgcagaggcatccattgtggaggaggtgtcatacttcacaacaagatactatgccgacaaccttcctaacgtgcataatccaccccctcgttacaatgctgccgacaatcagtcgaccctcagccttttccgagggcaactcggaagtgcaagtgaacctaccttgaagatgttgagcctagaagagtggcgctctatccagctgtatgtgttgcggaaccttg
This sequence is a window from Miscanthus floridulus cultivar M001 chromosome 10, ASM1932011v1, whole genome shotgun sequence. Protein-coding genes within it:
- the LOC136489834 gene encoding receptor-like protein EIX2 codes for the protein MISEIFMLNLYDNSLSGPFPLFLQKCQRLIFLDLAFNQFSGSLPTWIGEKLSSLAFLRLRSNMFTGDIPFELSKMKDLQFLDLASNNFSGMIPTSLVNLEAMSHIPAGNGSLSDVVYYGLSLSNVVVYYGLSFSGGMRFGPNEFIHMSTLYNDSLSVVTKGQQLEFTTGIRFMVNLDLSCNSLTGHIPEEISALTALTSLNLSWNDLSGTIPMNIGALQSLESLDLSRNGLSGEIPKSVSSLSALSHLNLSYNNLSGQIPSGNQLQVLDNQASIYIGNPGLCGPPLSKKFSYSSNPLKFPHLSFVLIKSGLSGEHISVVSCSCKQRFLTFRLNKS